From a region of the uncultured Desulfatiglans sp. genome:
- the hcrA gene encoding 4-hydroxybenzoyl-CoA reductase subunit alpha, whose amino-acid sequence MSQHSVINRRAPRLDAPAKATGRAQYVDDLKMPGMLYGALLQSPIAHAKILNIDTSKALKLPGVKCVVTAAEAGLVKYGVSPARYDETLFCHDKVRYIGDEIAAVAAVDLETAMEAVSLIQVDYEELPLLMTIEEAMAEGAPLIHSDYPGNICAEVHQEFGNVEEAFKQCDLIRTDKFVNKRQDPAFIEPHGCLASFDPLMGELTLHTSTQTPHYVQRTTAMVLRLPIGKVRVIKPYVGGGFGPKAEAIPLEMAASLMSMKTGKPVKMNYSREQVFLHSRARHQFFHELTTGVKKDGTLMALTNKCYLEGGAYTSFGIATVYYAGSLLGGPYKLPNMKYDGYRIYTNKPTCGAQRGHGGVAARAAWEQQLDAIAQELGIDPVDFRLKNMMERGDTTCNDLNMSSLGMKECIEAVKNGSDWNAKKGKLPPGKGIGIACGFFVSGAGYPIYRSDTYHSTAVLKLREDGGTADLLTASAEIGQGSDTTMGMIAAEALGVRLEDIKVSSGSTDYGVDLGAYSSRQTLMSGHAAKEAAEDVKRQVLEVVSEILGVPMDEMDIKDGLIHFKKDVDFSGLRTAYIKEHRGWTDPPTGDKLTFREAARMAYLARGSIVGTGKYKPPALGGKFKGAAVGTSPAYGCSAQVVEVTVDLETGRVKVDQMTDAHDCGLAINVTSVEGQMQGSLSMGLGEALYEEVKIDAKGRVLNANLGEYKIATALDMPNVNTIVVETGEPNGPFGAKEVGEGAIMPTIPAILNAVHDAIGVRIDELPLTPERVFMAIQKAKGK is encoded by the coding sequence ATGAGCCAACACAGCGTCATCAACCGCAGGGCGCCGAGGCTGGACGCCCCGGCCAAAGCCACGGGACGCGCGCAATATGTCGACGATCTGAAGATGCCGGGCATGCTCTACGGTGCCCTGCTTCAAAGCCCGATCGCGCACGCCAAGATCCTCAACATCGACACCTCGAAGGCCTTAAAGCTTCCGGGGGTCAAGTGCGTCGTTACGGCCGCCGAAGCCGGACTCGTCAAGTACGGCGTCAGCCCGGCCCGCTACGATGAAACCCTCTTCTGCCATGACAAGGTGCGCTACATCGGCGACGAGATCGCGGCGGTAGCCGCCGTCGATCTCGAAACAGCGATGGAGGCTGTCTCCCTCATTCAGGTGGATTACGAGGAACTCCCACTTCTTATGACGATCGAAGAGGCCATGGCCGAAGGGGCCCCCTTGATCCATTCGGACTACCCCGGCAACATCTGCGCCGAGGTGCACCAGGAGTTCGGCAATGTCGAAGAGGCCTTCAAGCAGTGCGACCTCATCCGGACGGACAAATTCGTCAACAAACGTCAGGACCCCGCCTTCATCGAACCGCACGGCTGTCTGGCGTCCTTCGATCCCCTGATGGGAGAACTCACCCTGCACACCTCCACTCAAACACCGCACTATGTGCAGCGCACCACGGCCATGGTGCTCCGTCTCCCCATCGGAAAAGTGCGCGTGATCAAGCCGTATGTAGGTGGCGGTTTCGGGCCCAAGGCCGAGGCCATCCCGCTCGAGATGGCGGCCTCCCTCATGTCCATGAAGACGGGCAAACCGGTCAAGATGAACTATTCCCGGGAACAGGTCTTTCTACACTCCCGCGCCCGGCATCAGTTCTTCCACGAATTGACCACCGGGGTCAAGAAGGACGGGACCCTGATGGCTCTGACGAACAAGTGCTACCTGGAAGGGGGCGCCTACACGAGTTTCGGGATCGCCACGGTCTACTACGCCGGATCCCTCCTCGGCGGTCCTTACAAACTGCCCAACATGAAGTATGACGGCTATCGGATCTACACGAACAAACCCACCTGCGGCGCCCAGCGGGGCCACGGCGGGGTGGCGGCGCGGGCGGCCTGGGAGCAGCAGCTGGATGCCATCGCCCAGGAGCTGGGCATCGACCCGGTCGATTTCCGCCTGAAGAACATGATGGAGCGCGGAGACACCACCTGCAACGACTTGAACATGAGCAGCCTCGGCATGAAGGAATGCATCGAGGCCGTGAAGAACGGCTCGGACTGGAACGCCAAGAAGGGCAAGCTCCCCCCCGGCAAGGGAATCGGGATCGCCTGCGGATTCTTCGTTTCGGGCGCCGGGTATCCGATCTACCGATCGGACACCTACCATTCGACCGCGGTCCTGAAGCTGCGGGAAGACGGTGGCACGGCGGATCTCCTGACAGCCTCCGCCGAGATCGGGCAGGGCTCCGATACGACGATGGGCATGATCGCGGCCGAGGCCCTGGGGGTGAGGCTGGAGGATATCAAGGTCTCCTCGGGAAGCACGGACTACGGCGTGGACCTCGGCGCCTATTCGAGCCGCCAGACCCTGATGAGCGGGCATGCGGCCAAAGAGGCGGCCGAGGATGTGAAACGGCAGGTATTGGAGGTCGTCTCCGAGATCCTCGGCGTCCCGATGGACGAGATGGACATCAAAGACGGCCTGATCCACTTCAAGAAGGACGTCGATTTCAGCGGCCTGCGCACGGCCTACATCAAAGAGCATCGGGGCTGGACCGATCCGCCCACCGGAGACAAGCTCACCTTCAGAGAAGCCGCCCGCATGGCCTACCTCGCCAGAGGCAGCATCGTCGGAACCGGGAAGTACAAGCCGCCGGCACTGGGCGGAAAATTCAAGGGGGCGGCCGTCGGGACCTCTCCAGCCTATGGCTGCTCCGCCCAAGTCGTGGAGGTGACGGTCGACCTCGAAACCGGACGCGTCAAGGTGGACCAGATGACGGACGCCCACGACTGCGGTCTGGCGATCAATGTGACCTCGGTCGAGGGACAGATGCAGGGATCGCTCTCCATGGGGCTCGGTGAGGCCCTTTATGAAGAGGTGAAGATCGACGCCAAGGGACGAGTCCTCAATGCCAACCTCGGCGAGTACAAGATCGCTACGGCCCTGGACATGCCCAACGTCAACACCATCGTGGTGGAAACCGGCGAACCGAATGGTCCCTTCGGGGCCAAGGAGGTCGGGGAAGGGGCCATCATGCCCACGATCCCGGCCATCCTGAACGCGGTACACGACGCCATCGGCGTTCGGATCGACGAGCTTCCGCTCACACCGGAAAGGGTCTTCATGGCCATCCAAAAGGCCAAGGGGAAGTAG
- a CDS encoding conserved hypothetical protein (Evidence 4 : Unknown function but conserved in other organisms) has protein sequence MGKKVLVISTLDTKGQETLYLKERLEARGLEPLLMDISMRGDEASPADIGPGRVAEAGGSSLQEVRESRERSKITNTMIRGGAKIAQDLQKEGKLSGVVGLGGSTGSLMATDVMRALPFGVPKLMISSTAALPGLSTRYIGTGDIALFHSVIEISGLSDLLKNVLDRAAAAMAGQVQDDIISPRSAAGKAIALTMLGPCEKCASSVREALTQEGYQVIGFSAAGVCDRAMEDMIADGLFSGVVDLAPGGVGEHLFGFMRDAGPRRLESAGEAGIPQIISTCSVNHMTPAKSKYKPDYAQRPKYDLDRFRTWIRLSADELREVAGAFREKLNRSKGPVKVLIPLKGWSSVDYPGNATHNPEEDLVFAEELRKGLKPEIEILEVDDNMEDPAFAAAVVKASLQIF, from the coding sequence ATGGGCAAGAAAGTCCTGGTGATATCCACCCTGGATACCAAAGGGCAGGAGACCCTGTATCTGAAGGAACGGCTCGAGGCCAGGGGCCTCGAGCCCCTCTTGATGGATATCTCGATGCGCGGCGACGAGGCTTCCCCCGCCGACATCGGCCCCGGCCGTGTGGCCGAGGCCGGCGGGAGCAGCCTGCAGGAGGTTCGCGAATCCCGTGAACGCTCTAAAATCACCAACACCATGATCCGGGGCGGGGCAAAGATCGCCCAGGATCTTCAGAAGGAAGGCAAGCTCAGCGGCGTCGTCGGGCTCGGGGGCTCCACCGGATCCCTGATGGCGACGGATGTCATGCGGGCGCTGCCCTTCGGCGTACCCAAGCTGATGATCTCCTCCACCGCCGCGTTGCCGGGCCTTTCCACCCGGTACATCGGTACAGGAGACATCGCCCTTTTTCACTCGGTCATCGAGATCTCGGGGCTCTCGGACCTCTTGAAAAACGTCCTGGATCGGGCGGCGGCCGCCATGGCGGGCCAGGTGCAGGATGACATCATCTCCCCCCGCTCCGCTGCAGGCAAGGCCATCGCCCTCACCATGCTCGGGCCTTGCGAGAAATGCGCCAGTTCCGTCCGCGAGGCCTTGACCCAGGAGGGATACCAGGTCATCGGGTTTTCTGCGGCTGGGGTCTGCGACCGTGCGATGGAAGACATGATCGCCGACGGGCTGTTCAGCGGGGTCGTCGATCTGGCGCCCGGCGGCGTCGGCGAACACTTGTTCGGCTTCATGCGGGACGCGGGGCCGAGGCGTCTCGAGTCCGCCGGTGAGGCCGGGATTCCGCAGATCATCTCGACCTGCAGCGTCAATCACATGACGCCCGCCAAATCCAAGTACAAACCGGACTATGCGCAGCGGCCGAAATACGATCTCGACCGGTTCCGCACCTGGATCCGCCTCTCGGCCGACGAACTGCGCGAAGTAGCCGGGGCATTCCGGGAAAAACTCAACCGCTCCAAAGGTCCCGTTAAGGTCCTTATCCCCCTTAAAGGATGGTCTTCCGTCGATTATCCGGGAAATGCCACCCACAACCCCGAAGAGGACCTCGTCTTTGCGGAGGAGTTGCGCAAAGGCCTCAAGCCTGAGATCGAAATCCTCGAAGTGGACGACAACATGGAGGATCCAGCCTTTGCCGCGGCGGTCGTCAAGGCATCCCTTCAGATTTTTTAA
- the cutC gene encoding Glyceraldehyde dehydrogenase small chain — MKKLIRLTINGEEMEVAVAPNLTLTDLLRYELGLTGTKKGCDLGDCGACTVIMDGKAVNSCLVLAVQANGKNITTIEGVETGKGLHPLQQAFIEHGSIQCGFCSPGMILSAKSLLEKNPHPNEAEVRRALSGNLCRCTGYQKIVEAILDVGRAG, encoded by the coding sequence ATGAAAAAATTGATCCGACTGACCATCAACGGTGAAGAAATGGAAGTGGCCGTGGCGCCAAATCTCACCCTCACGGACCTTCTGCGATACGAACTGGGCCTGACCGGCACCAAGAAAGGCTGTGACCTGGGGGACTGCGGGGCCTGCACGGTCATCATGGATGGAAAAGCCGTCAACTCCTGCCTCGTCCTTGCAGTCCAAGCCAACGGCAAGAATATCACTACCATTGAAGGCGTGGAGACGGGCAAAGGACTGCACCCGCTGCAGCAGGCCTTCATCGAGCACGGTTCGATCCAGTGCGGCTTCTGCAGCCCCGGGATGATCCTCTCGGCCAAAAGCCTGCTCGAGAAGAATCCGCATCCCAACGAGGCCGAGGTCAGACGCGCGCTTTCAGGGAACCTTTGCCGCTGCACAGGCTATCAGAAGATCGTCGAGGCGATCCTCGACGTCGGCCGTGCCGGTTGA
- the ppsA gene encoding Phenylphosphate synthase subunit A produces the protein MAAPIQFPFADEIELPPEMEGWEEMYAPQRLFSKDREAWEKRHFWYHDKIHAADPLYPLDDIFQEAWQIALSQYNTRVFCIPPAQGVAQRILGCYMYISAVESPPGDVIQKKAELFGKRVPYTFDNYARQWEEWLEKFHKLGHDMEAIHIPKELYEFAPDDEVIPSPKGFTEANVLMENFNDIVNLIIRAWQYHFQYLNLAYLAYLMFVDTCRKLFPGIKEGTIGKMVAGADVSMFRPEEELCRLSRLAMSHRSVAEVLKQKGTAEEKMNILRTTPEGKAWIEEMDKIKNPWFYVSNGSGWFHYEGSWINTMDLPFSYMQSYVERLEKGETIERKFDAISEERERIVAEYKALIRSEDDRKTFEDAHRVVRAIYRYAEDHLFWVEHWLHTIWFERINQFGKILTKHGVLAEPEDIYLFNRFEVPMLLEDLATAWALGVGVPTRGAFWQAKAEKRKKILDAAAKWNPSPAIGVPPEEIAEPFTLMLWGVTTDLVQEWLKGAGMEVGDLDEITGFPSSAGVAEGPARVLKMLADVAKLEPGEIMVAPTTNPSWAPVFTKIQAAVTDIGGLTSHAAIVSREYGLPSVTGTGVATQVIKTGDIIRVDGSTGKVTIVKRA, from the coding sequence ATGGCAGCACCGATCCAATTTCCATTTGCAGATGAAATCGAATTGCCACCCGAAATGGAGGGATGGGAGGAAATGTACGCGCCCCAGCGTCTTTTCAGCAAGGACCGGGAGGCCTGGGAAAAGCGGCATTTCTGGTATCACGACAAGATCCACGCCGCCGATCCGCTCTACCCGCTGGACGACATCTTCCAGGAGGCCTGGCAGATCGCGCTGTCCCAGTACAACACCAGGGTCTTCTGTATCCCTCCGGCCCAAGGCGTCGCCCAGCGTATTTTGGGGTGCTACATGTACATCAGCGCCGTCGAATCGCCCCCGGGGGACGTCATCCAGAAGAAGGCCGAACTTTTCGGGAAGCGGGTTCCCTACACCTTTGATAACTACGCCCGGCAGTGGGAAGAGTGGCTCGAGAAATTCCACAAACTCGGCCATGACATGGAGGCCATTCACATCCCGAAAGAGCTGTATGAATTCGCGCCCGATGACGAGGTCATTCCTTCGCCCAAAGGATTTACCGAAGCCAATGTTCTCATGGAGAATTTCAACGACATCGTCAATCTCATCATCCGGGCCTGGCAGTATCACTTCCAGTATCTCAACCTGGCCTACCTGGCCTACCTGATGTTCGTGGACACCTGCCGGAAGCTTTTTCCCGGGATCAAGGAAGGCACGATCGGCAAGATGGTCGCCGGGGCGGACGTCTCCATGTTCCGGCCGGAGGAAGAACTCTGCCGCTTGAGCCGGCTGGCCATGAGCCACCGCTCCGTCGCCGAGGTCTTGAAGCAGAAGGGCACCGCCGAGGAGAAGATGAACATCCTCAGGACCACGCCCGAAGGAAAGGCCTGGATCGAGGAGATGGACAAGATCAAGAACCCGTGGTTCTATGTCTCGAACGGCAGCGGCTGGTTCCACTACGAGGGGAGTTGGATCAACACGATGGACCTCCCCTTCAGCTACATGCAGAGCTATGTCGAACGTCTCGAGAAAGGCGAGACGATCGAACGTAAGTTCGATGCCATCTCCGAAGAAAGAGAGCGCATCGTCGCCGAATACAAGGCCCTCATCCGGTCCGAGGACGACCGCAAGACCTTCGAGGACGCGCACCGGGTCGTCCGCGCGATCTACCGCTATGCAGAGGACCACCTCTTCTGGGTCGAGCACTGGCTCCACACGATCTGGTTTGAACGGATCAACCAGTTCGGCAAGATCCTCACCAAGCACGGGGTCCTCGCCGAACCCGAAGACATCTACCTCTTCAACCGGTTCGAGGTCCCCATGCTCCTGGAGGACCTGGCCACCGCGTGGGCCCTCGGCGTAGGCGTTCCCACCAGAGGCGCCTTCTGGCAGGCGAAGGCCGAGAAACGGAAGAAGATTCTCGATGCGGCGGCGAAGTGGAATCCCTCTCCTGCCATCGGGGTACCGCCCGAAGAGATCGCCGAACCCTTCACCCTTATGCTCTGGGGCGTCACGACCGATCTGGTGCAGGAGTGGTTGAAGGGCGCGGGGATGGAAGTCGGAGATCTGGATGAGATCACCGGGTTCCCCTCATCCGCCGGCGTGGCAGAAGGACCCGCCCGCGTGCTCAAAATGCTGGCGGACGTCGCCAAACTGGAGCCCGGCGAGATCATGGTCGCACCGACGACCAACCCGTCCTGGGCCCCTGTCTTTACCAAGATCCAGGCCGCCGTAACGGATATCGGCGGTCTCACCTCGCACGCGGCCATCGTTTCGCGGGAATACGGTCTGCCTTCCGTGACCGGAACCGGGGTCGCGACCCAGGTCATCAAGACCGGCGATATCATCCGCGTGGATGGAAGCACCGGCAAGGTGACCATCGTTAAACGCGCTTAA
- a CDS encoding FAD binding domain in molybdopterin dehydrogenase, which produces MLLPRFDYHEPGSVAEVCELLSQFKGDGKVLAGGTDLLVNLKKKVYTTANVISVGKLADLKGVDKKNGQVRIGARENVADLAENALVKQTFAALASGAGWLGSPLVRNLATIAGNVVSARPAADLPPSLIAYGAEAVLQKTGGERTVPVESLFTGPGATILAQDELLTAFLLPAPLPNSGAGYQKLGVREALEISLVNVAAFIALDGPSGPIKAARVVLGSVAPTPIRAPSAESALIGEKPSDALFEKAANAASGDSRPIDDFRGSAAYRRAMVGVLTKRALDAALKDARARS; this is translated from the coding sequence ATGCTTTTACCTAGATTTGATTACCATGAGCCCGGGAGCGTGGCGGAGGTCTGCGAACTGCTGTCACAGTTCAAAGGGGACGGAAAAGTTCTGGCAGGCGGAACAGACCTTCTGGTCAACCTCAAAAAGAAGGTCTACACCACGGCGAATGTGATCTCCGTCGGAAAACTCGCAGACCTGAAAGGGGTAGACAAGAAAAATGGGCAGGTGCGCATCGGCGCCCGTGAAAACGTGGCGGATCTGGCCGAAAACGCGCTGGTAAAGCAGACCTTTGCCGCCCTCGCCTCCGGCGCGGGCTGGCTCGGCTCCCCCCTGGTCAGAAACCTCGCGACCATCGCCGGCAATGTGGTCTCGGCCCGTCCAGCGGCCGACCTTCCCCCGTCCCTTATTGCTTACGGCGCAGAAGCCGTGCTCCAGAAAACGGGCGGCGAGCGCACCGTCCCGGTGGAATCGCTCTTTACCGGTCCGGGCGCCACGATTCTGGCCCAGGATGAACTTCTGACCGCTTTTCTCCTCCCGGCACCGCTCCCGAACTCGGGAGCCGGCTACCAGAAGCTCGGGGTTCGAGAAGCGCTCGAGATCTCCCTCGTCAACGTGGCGGCCTTCATCGCCCTGGACGGTCCAAGCGGACCCATCAAGGCCGCACGGGTGGTCCTCGGTTCGGTTGCCCCTACCCCCATCCGAGCGCCGTCGGCCGAAAGTGCGTTGATCGGCGAGAAGCCCTCCGACGCCCTGTTCGAAAAAGCAGCGAATGCAGCTTCGGGCGACAGCCGCCCGATCGACGACTTCCGCGGATCCGCCGCATACCGGCGGGCCATGGTGGGGGTCCTGACGAAACGCGCCCTCGATGCGGCCCTCAAGGACGCCCGGGCCAGAAGCTAG
- a CDS encoding Acyl-CoA synthetase (AMP-forming)/AMP-acid ligase II: MKPIRYQQKMVDEFLKKGYWTQETFYDFYDRNARELGDREALVDSKYRVTWAQAKKLVDAIAMSWVEMGIPKFSRIIIQSPNSVYGFLARVASERAGLISLTVYPYLREKELEYMVERTEAAAVVIPTVYRKFDYLAMYKGLQARFPYLKNFFLFDDTVPADAPAGTYSITKLAEGRSPKPGDEAVFKERRLDPIWNVGLLTSTTGTTGLPKLVEWPIAPRVCTSKARVDIWGLNKDDITMAIAPHAGGAAGTLTYFAAPLAGAKTVMLEEFSPEDALALIEKEKATAIGVVPTHLVRMLEVDTKKYDLSSLRFIRSAGGYLSPQVAEEAENAFGAAITSDLGTQDMGSVSGCRVEDSKELRRRTVGRMLPGNEVRLMDEENKKEVPEGEPGVLWFRGPHAPAGYYRDEKLTATVFDENGWTTTGDIVKFDQGCLWILGRAKDMIIRGGQNIYPAEVEGLLNEHPKVASVAIVGYPDREMGERCCVCVIPKAGQTLTFQEMVDFLKSKKLAMFKLPEKMVLMDAFPTVGDSGKINKKELKVDIEKRIAAGEI; encoded by the coding sequence ATGAAACCGATCCGTTATCAGCAGAAGATGGTCGATGAATTCCTGAAGAAGGGCTACTGGACGCAGGAGACCTTTTATGATTTTTATGATCGCAACGCCCGTGAACTGGGTGATCGTGAGGCTCTGGTGGACTCGAAGTATCGCGTCACCTGGGCCCAGGCCAAAAAGCTGGTCGACGCGATCGCGATGTCGTGGGTGGAGATGGGCATCCCCAAGTTCTCCCGCATCATCATCCAGTCCCCCAACAGCGTTTACGGATTTCTGGCCCGCGTCGCGAGCGAGAGGGCCGGTCTGATCTCCCTGACCGTCTATCCCTACCTGAGGGAGAAAGAACTGGAGTACATGGTCGAACGGACCGAGGCCGCTGCCGTCGTCATCCCGACGGTCTATCGCAAGTTCGACTACCTCGCGATGTACAAGGGTCTTCAGGCGCGCTTCCCCTATCTCAAGAATTTCTTCCTGTTCGATGACACGGTCCCCGCCGACGCCCCGGCAGGCACCTACTCCATTACCAAACTCGCCGAGGGCCGCAGCCCGAAACCGGGCGATGAAGCCGTTTTTAAGGAAAGGCGCCTGGATCCCATCTGGAACGTGGGGCTCCTCACCAGCACCACCGGCACCACCGGACTTCCCAAGCTGGTCGAATGGCCCATCGCGCCCAGGGTCTGCACCTCGAAGGCCCGCGTCGACATCTGGGGGCTGAACAAGGACGACATCACCATGGCCATCGCGCCCCACGCCGGCGGCGCGGCCGGAACCCTGACCTATTTTGCGGCACCGCTCGCCGGTGCGAAGACCGTCATGCTCGAGGAATTCTCCCCCGAAGACGCCCTGGCGCTGATCGAGAAGGAGAAGGCGACGGCCATCGGCGTGGTCCCGACGCACCTCGTGAGAATGCTCGAGGTCGACACCAAGAAGTATGACCTGAGTTCCCTTCGTTTCATCCGCTCGGCCGGCGGCTACCTCTCGCCGCAGGTGGCCGAGGAGGCCGAGAATGCCTTTGGCGCCGCCATTACGAGCGACCTGGGGACCCAGGATATGGGTTCGGTCTCGGGATGCCGCGTGGAAGATTCGAAGGAACTCCGCCGCCGCACGGTCGGCCGCATGCTGCCCGGCAACGAAGTGCGTCTGATGGATGAAGAAAACAAGAAGGAGGTCCCGGAAGGCGAACCCGGCGTGCTTTGGTTCCGCGGCCCCCACGCCCCGGCGGGCTATTACCGGGACGAGAAGCTCACGGCCACGGTGTTCGACGAAAACGGCTGGACCACCACAGGCGACATCGTCAAGTTCGACCAGGGCTGCCTCTGGATCCTCGGACGCGCCAAGGATATGATCATCCGCGGCGGCCAGAACATCTACCCAGCCGAGGTCGAAGGACTGCTCAACGAACATCCGAAGGTGGCCTCGGTCGCCATCGTGGGCTACCCCGACCGAGAGATGGGGGAAAGGTGCTGCGTCTGCGTCATCCCCAAGGCCGGTCAGACCCTGACCTTCCAGGAGATGGTCGACTTCCTGAAGTCGAAGAAACTGGCCATGTTCAAATTGCCTGAAAAGATGGTCCTCATGGACGCCTTCCCCACGGTGGGCGACTCCGGCAAGATCAATAAGAAGGAACTCAAAGTCGACATTGAAAAGCGGATCGCAGCAGGGGAGATTTAG
- the ubiX gene encoding 3-octaprenyl-4-hydroxybenzoate carboxy-lyase (Evidence 2a : Function from experimental evidences in other organisms; PubMedId : 12799002, 3040734; Product type e : enzyme), translating into MNQRIVVAISGASGVIYGVRLLEHLSKTDVETHLIISPSGKKNIEIETGYTAKDIEAMAAYCYDHRDVGAALASGSFLTSGMVVAPCTIKSLSGIANSYTENLLVRAADVTLKEKRKLVLVVRETPLHKGHLRLMMTAADMGAHLLPPVPSFYHKPKTIEDILDQTIGKIFDYLGIEHNLFRRWGEETSAKPR; encoded by the coding sequence ATGAATCAACGAATCGTCGTAGCCATTTCGGGCGCCAGCGGCGTCATCTATGGCGTACGTCTGCTGGAACACCTCAGTAAAACCGATGTTGAAACCCACCTCATCATCTCACCATCAGGCAAAAAAAATATCGAGATCGAAACCGGGTACACCGCAAAGGATATTGAAGCCATGGCCGCATACTGCTATGATCACCGCGACGTCGGTGCGGCCCTCGCCAGCGGATCCTTCCTCACCTCGGGAATGGTCGTCGCACCCTGCACGATCAAGAGCCTCTCGGGGATCGCCAATTCCTACACCGAAAACCTTCTCGTCCGCGCCGCCGACGTCACGCTGAAAGAGAAGCGCAAACTGGTGCTGGTCGTCCGTGAAACACCTTTACATAAGGGGCACCTCAGGCTCATGATGACCGCCGCCGACATGGGCGCCCATCTTCTGCCTCCCGTGCCGTCATTCTACCACAAACCCAAAACCATCGAGGACATCCTCGATCAGACCATCGGAAAAATCTTTGATTACCTCGGAATCGAGCACAACCTGTTCCGGCGCTGGGGCGAGGAAACGTCCGCGAAGCCCCGTTAG
- the ppsB gene encoding Phenylphosphate synthase subunit B: MPDQWIYWLSELSKEHNDIVGKKCANLGELTQAGFHVPPGFALSVVAYDRFMKETEATDRVLKILANLKADAESVADTEKFDIISKEVRSAVESVPLPPDMDKTIREYYAELCRQTGKENLFVATRSAGPVSHPGQYETFLNVSGADDVVKYVRSVWASTFNTRSIIARARLGLKLEYDPIGVAVLTMVDAKAAGVMFSLNPINGDESKVSMEAGFGFGEAVVSGNVNPDRYLVDKITLEIDERVVSDKGSEFAYNPETRQMEYKELPLDRKQQPCLEDQEIIELARIAKKVEGHFGVPQDIEFAISGSLPFPESIYLVQARPESAWGKKKKESVLGKKTGFELLFEKATTPIKLKLD, from the coding sequence ATGCCGGACCAATGGATTTACTGGCTGAGCGAATTGTCGAAGGAACATAATGACATCGTGGGCAAAAAATGTGCGAATCTCGGAGAGCTGACGCAGGCCGGATTCCACGTCCCGCCCGGCTTCGCGCTGAGCGTCGTCGCCTACGACCGGTTCATGAAGGAGACCGAAGCAACCGACCGCGTTCTGAAAATCCTTGCAAATTTGAAGGCCGATGCCGAGAGTGTGGCTGACACGGAGAAATTCGACATCATCTCCAAAGAGGTCCGTAGCGCGGTCGAATCGGTCCCTCTCCCGCCCGACATGGACAAGACCATCCGCGAGTACTACGCTGAACTCTGCCGGCAGACCGGCAAGGAAAACCTTTTTGTCGCCACACGCTCGGCGGGTCCGGTCAGCCATCCTGGGCAGTACGAAACCTTTCTGAACGTAAGCGGCGCGGACGATGTCGTCAAATACGTGCGCAGCGTCTGGGCGAGCACCTTCAACACCCGCTCCATCATTGCCCGCGCGCGCCTGGGGCTCAAACTGGAATACGACCCGATCGGGGTGGCCGTCCTCACGATGGTCGACGCGAAGGCTGCCGGTGTCATGTTCAGCCTCAACCCCATCAACGGCGACGAGTCGAAGGTCTCCATGGAGGCCGGCTTCGGCTTCGGCGAGGCGGTGGTCTCGGGCAACGTCAATCCGGACCGGTATCTTGTCGATAAGATCACCTTGGAAATCGACGAAAGGGTCGTCTCCGACAAGGGAAGCGAATTCGCGTACAACCCCGAAACCCGGCAGATGGAGTACAAGGAGTTGCCCCTCGACCGAAAACAGCAGCCCTGCCTGGAAGACCAGGAGATCATCGAGCTGGCGCGCATCGCCAAAAAGGTCGAGGGCCATTTCGGCGTTCCCCAGGATATCGAATTTGCCATCTCCGGGAGCCTGCCCTTCCCCGAGTCCATCTATCTCGTGCAGGCCCGGCCCGAGAGCGCCTGGGGCAAAAAGAAGAAAGAGTCCGTCCTGGGCAAGAAGACGGGTTTTGAGTTGTTGTTCGAAAAAGCGACCACGCCCATCAAGCTGAAGCTCGACTAA